The genomic stretch CACTGCACACtcttctaaataaattgaatgCCGTCCTCATTTATCGACTGGCCTAGTAGCTGTCTAAAAGACTGATCAATCCAAGTCACTATCGATGGACATACCTCAGATTTGATGTTAACGCTGGTGCTCCTTAGAGATGTATCATATCACCTACTCTCTTTCTTctgtacatcaacgatctacttGACAAAATTGAAAACCCGATATTTTGGTGTCGTCGTTTAAATCAGGATTGCCAATAAACTACCTGAACTGTAGTGGAAACAATCTGATTTAGTTCAATGTAGCAAAATCCTAGGGTGTAGGTTGTAGGGTTTGGTCCTCTGTAGACATGAAATATCACCATCATCGTAAATTCGCTTGGTGTTGAGGGTATGTAGCAAAATGTCTTAGCATGATCACGTGGTCGAATTAACTAAGGTAGCTTCACAAAAATTTGTAGCTTCCTTTAACACCAAAAAGCCAAATAACTTAAACTAAACTTATAAATTCGTTAAAAATCACATAGTAAACAAAGCTCACaccaaattcaatttttagtagGGTCAATTATTCACGTTAAGTATTCAATTATATCATTATGACTTTTCATTATCACTACTATTAATTTGAAGGAACTTGTCTTGTATTTGATCTTGTAAAGAATACAATGGAtcttatgttattatttttgatttcttttgatAGGAGAATATATCATTGAAAGAGTGCGCAGAGCATATTTGTGTTTCATGAATTTAtaccaatatttcaaaattttgaaccGTTAGTATCACAAATTgactgaaatttttttgtttatgtagtaaaaacttattattatcaaaattatgtaCTCAAGATTTCTTAATTCAATTGATACCGTGCAGTGCTTATATACTAGGGTCCTGGGGGAGAAGCGACAAATTTGgaaagaaattcaatttaatatattatcgtgataaattcaaaaattatcggaGGTTGTAGTTAAAATCCATAGAAGATTATGAATATGAGTGAGAACactattatcaaatattaaaataaattttcaactattacaaTTTCGGTACAAAACTACACTTAGTGGTTTCTGGAATATGGAAGTCTCCTCTCACGTTGTTCAATATTATTCTTAATCCATTTTGATACATCAAATAGAATCCTAGCAACCGAATCTAAACCTTTGAAAACACTGaggtttccaaattttttattcttcattaaatAATCACGTACTCTGAGGAACCATTCTATCAATTTCTTGAAATCTTTCTCGAGGTTTGTAACGTCAACGCCACTATTGTTTATCAAAGATTTTCcgattttcattgaaatatcgATAGCTTCATCTATTACATCGTCTAACTTAAAATGGAACTGATTTTGTAGCAATTTGTCCACTGCTAAATGGGCACTTCTTAATGTCTCTACTTTCTTATCTATGTGAAAAGGTTCTGGAAGATTGTTAGTTTCTTTGAATGTTGCTATTTCTCTCTTCAATAAATCTGAAAGAAAATGGTTGATAGTTTGAGCATGATCAATTGAAGCCTTGtgcaaatcaataaaaaaataaacccaATCACCATTTAGTGTAATGAAATGATCTAACTTCTCCAAATTGtcattattaagaaaatttaatccCATTTTTGTATCTGAAACCACCCTAAATAATCAAACTGTTTCAATCCGAAATCGTCTGACAATATGAAATGacaatgaataatgaatttatatgtttttttttcaaatattcttgattataggtctatttttctataaaaaagatACGGTTTATCAAGTATTTTCTtaccaaaaatatcaaattgtgCACCAAATCCAAATTTTCTCTCTGATTCATCCTCTATTGCCCATTGGGGTATCATAGATTCATCGTATTTAGGTAAACCAACGGTCAATACAGATTGGAATAAATTTACTGTAAATACAAATCTTCAAATTATACGATGGAAGCAAAAAGATTGTAAATACGAGGCTTGTCAATAAAATGAGGTTTTCACAATGAGAAACATGTAGATCAGCATTATCAGCACCTTTATTCTTCGACATCATCGCCGTTAagatcaataaatattttcatacggTGTACCATCTTCTTCATGCCTGAGTCGTAAAAGTTTGTCGAAGCGACGCCCACATAACCTAAGACCTCTTCTTTCAGCTCTTCGTTGCGAAATACGTGTCTATAGAATCTGAGTTGTGTCCTTATAGAGACGGAACCACCTAACACAGTTGGTAATGAATGTCCACATAAAAAACGAATTACAGAGCATAATTTGCACCTGGAGCTCTATCTTTAACGGCTACCAAAACAAGAATTAACGTTGTAGACAGCTCTCCAGGGCGGGAGAGACCCAAGCTACACGCCAGTCTTAACAAACCCTGCTTTACAGCGTTCCTTGCACCAACAGATCTTTGGGAACCTTATATGATGATTatagacaaccctcgtatattatgtTGTAGAAAAACCACTATTGAAATCTTGTTTCTATCGCCACGTAATCAAGTATACAAAAAATGTCTCACCTCCAgcgaatacaaataaaaacaatgttgATATCTTGTACCGAAACATTTTCTTCCAATCTGAACCTACATATGATtcaataactatattttttgctaGTGCTACGCCTTAGCAACACAAGTAGATTGTATtttatatcacaaaaataatcaaaatcatAAAATGAGCAGCtaaaagtttttgttaaattactCTTCAACAAGTCACGTTCTCGATATAATACAAAACGTAGAAAAACATGAATTGCAGTTGGTTTCGATATTAATCGaatctatttttcttttgtttatttttttatttcatgcaTTCTTTATCTTggtctttcttttttttctgttcTCCTGCGGTATCCATTccattatttacttttttggaaatttttcctTCCCTATCTTCTGCAAGTGCCCGTATCAAATCAATTTCTTCTTCGCAATATATTCATTCAGgttcatttgttattttattgtaactttTCTGATCCGATCTATCCTTAAGGTTTTATTTTCTTAAGGCGTCCGTTTTCGTGGCTGTGACTAACTTACAACAAAGTAAGAAATGGCAAGAGCATTCTGTAAACTAGAAGATGCTGCAAAATATTTGCACAAAGGATGAACCAAGAGAAAACAAAGGATATGGCCTAAGACAGAATGTGATTAGTAGAATGGAATACATGGAGAGAggacaaaaatataagaataaaatgtttGAGAATTCGAAAACTGTCTAAAAAAATGGAGACTGGAATAAACGAATAAATAGCTAAAGGAAGTAATGCCATAGGATCGTTAAGTGAATTAATGAGATCTAAGGAGTTATCTAGAGCAGCCAAAGTTGGGTATTAACAAAAACTGGTTACATGGGAATAGAAGATCCTGAGGAAAATTTTTGCGGGTATAAAAAGTAAAAGACACTAAAGAAGAAGCACTAATAAAGAACTGAAGGATTTATATGAGTACTCATGAATAACAAGACACATGAAAGTATAAAGAGTAAGATGGTTGAGGTATACCATCAGGATGACGGGCAAAAATGGTCATTGAAGAAGAGAGGAGGTACAAGAAGGAAGGGAgactaaataaaaaatggtttgaTACAGTTTTAATGAACATAAGAAAAGTAGAACTGAAGTGAAGCGCAAAAGTATAGAATCGCAGCATGTATAGAAGAAATTAAACTTTGGAGTTTGCTCTGTAGCTGATTATGTTATATAGGTATGAAGTGAGGTAGAAGGTTGGGTTGCTGCCCTCAAATTAAAAGTGTGAGTTAATCGCACTCCCAACTAAACGGCTTGTCTGCGATTATCAAGATGTTGTCCAAACCATCAAGCAAAAATTATGTGGTAGAAATCTTACGTTCCAATGTCTAATATGGAGCCTTGTATACATATACCTTGCACTAATGAGACTCATTTATGTCGAAACTGATCAGCGATCAATGTTCTTTTCCAGTTATAAACAAACATTAAAGGTTAAAAATAGTGTTTATATGAATATGTGGTTTTACTTCAATCCACGTtagataaatacaaaaataatgtgtaatataaatttttagaagGCTTGTaacatataaatgaaaaacaattttaccaGGAAATCATCGATATTCGAGATTTTCTCGATATTAATCTAATCCACACCGTTTTTCGTGCTATCCGACAAAGGAAAGTGCTTTTTACGGCGTTATGCACAAAAAGGGTGTTTCCGGATTTTCGTTTATGAAAAAACGTCAGTCACGTGACCAACCGATTAGCAATATACTGTGTGAAATAGGGGGTGATTCGAAAGCGCGtatctaattaaaatttattaaaaaagttactttCGCTTCCGGTGGTGTAACTTTAATCTTACACGGTTGGCTAACGTTTTAAGAGGGAGATCCCAACGTTGAAACATTAAAAGTGCATATAAAAGTCTAACGCTCTAATATTCTACATATTAACAGGATCGATATGAAACCTGAATGCTTTGGATTCTTTCCTAACAGACAACAacgttttaatatattgtttaatattCAGAATCGCAAGTGAAGAAAActtatcaattattaaatataatgagTAGtctcagggccggattaagatttataaggcccggggctaaaataatgacggggcccccttaaggaattcgaaaacccggaaaaattcacaaaataatatcaataagttagatttgtggtatcaacacatcaaaaaatacagaatgatttctaaatgatggggccctcttggacctggggcgcGGGGATATAGCCctcccaagcccctagcttaatccggccctgagtAGTCTATAACTATTCGGAgtataaaattttacgtagttGATACGATAAAGAATCCtccaaaaattaattacaatgtCAATGACTAGATCTCAATGTCAAttagaaaatttggaatattacaAAGAATGAATTTTGAAGG from Diorhabda sublineata isolate icDioSubl1.1 chromosome 5, icDioSubl1.1, whole genome shotgun sequence encodes the following:
- the LOC130444308 gene encoding uncharacterized protein LOC130444308 → MFRYKISTLFLFVFAGVNLFQSVLTVGLPKYDESMIPQWAIEDESERKFGFGAQFDIFDLLKREIATFKETNNLPEPFHIDKKVETLRSAHLAVDKLLQNQFHFKLDDVIDEAIDISMKIGKSLINNSGVDVTNLEKDFKKLIEWFLRVRDYLMKNKKFGNLSVFKGLDSVARILFDVSKWIKNNIEQRERRLPYSRNH